In the genome of Scatophagus argus isolate fScaArg1 chromosome 20, fScaArg1.pri, whole genome shotgun sequence, the window AGATTATAAGTGTAAATAATTGGAGTCCCAGGGGTGTCATTATGCATAAAGAATGTGTGCATACGATTTAATAATTTATGCTCTTGATGTAATAATTGTGATctgatttaaaataattcatCTTCATGCCACATGATTCACACTTTATGGATCATTTGAATTTAATACAATTTTCTTTGACCAAGATGTATGTATAGGGGTAAAGCTTCCTAATCCTATCCAGTATTTTACAGGATCTGTTTTGCCATGAAAACTTTGATATTATAGATGTCTACCAATTCAAAAAAATTCTGGTTCCGGACTCTGGACTGcctcaaaaatgtctttgtcatCTTCTTCAAACTTTGGCTAACTGAATGTGTCAGGTGAGGTAATTCAAGTAACCTCCTTCATATTGAATTACAACGTATATCCATTTAAACACCATTATATAAACCACTTTCAAGCTTAACTTGCACACCTATACACATGCAAAACTCCAAGTTTGGGCTGATTTGATtacaaattacatttgaaatttATGTGCAAAATCATTGAGGCATCTCAAAAACAACCTCTATTTGTATGAAATTAAATGGactttgcattttcattttcaaaccgCAAACAGATTTTATTACTATTGAAAACACTGGTGACTGTTAGCTGTAGCTGAACATGTCGTGTGCTTATCAAGAGAACAGTAATATGCACTCAGATGATTTCATGACTACAATTCTGATAAACTTTATAGTTGCCTCACTGCAACAAAAGAACTAGAATTGTTCATACTATTTGTATTCTACTAATGtgaaaactgaagctgaaacaaggtttgttgtattgtatttatttaacctTGTAGCtaataattgtaaaaaaaaaacgaaaaaaaaaaacctcaactgAAAAACGTGAAAGACAAACTGtagtgctgtgctgttttggCATTCAGAGCAGGATTACTTCACAGGCCGACCCCAGCCTCTGTCCCCTCTGCTCACTCATTTTGGCTAAATATCCCATGGTTCCTCTTTCACTACAGTGTAGCCATGCTTTCACTCAGTAacaaaaaggacacaaaaaGGGGTTTTCGTACATTCTGCAGGGAGATAAGTGCAACTGTTCTCATAGTTTATTATATGAAAGGACAAAGCACATCATTAGAGCCCCTCTGTGTTTTTGGCAAGTGTTGGACGCGGGTCCTCACAAGTGACTGCACAGCAGTAATGAGAAAATATTATGAGAAATAACTTGGCACAGCTTCCACATGATATTACTGTTCACCTGTTGTGCTGATTTGAGAAGTTGTGTGTTCTCAAATGCCTGAGTGAGAACAGATGAGCATGTGCACGCGTATCTATTTCTGCACATGGATTTGTCTTAGTGTGTGTGAGGCCGTTTTCCTTTGGCTTGTCACTCACATACTCTTTTGCATGGTCGGATCTCTACACATTCTGAATGTTTCCTCTCAGGCATCAAAGCAGACATAAAAATTGTTGTAATATACAGTAGTTGTATTCTATGGTCAGGATTATTAGACGTAAGATGGAGGCATGCATAACTTTATCCAAATGAGAGCTTTGTAAGGACTGTGCTTATTTATTGGCTTGgaaatcaaagtgaaaattGCAATCAAAGATCACTCCTAGATCTCTGGCACTATAGAGGAAGTGCTGTCTGTTCAACAGTTCTTTAAGCCCATCAGATTACTGTCAGTCCCTGATCTTACAGACCCATAAAGTTGTACTCCATCGACATAGCAGCAAAAGTGGATTGGTGGAATTATTTGGCCAAATGAGCATAAGGGAACCAGCAAATAGTGAGCGTGGGAATTTGTTGAATCAACACAACATGCTATATAGACTGCAGCCAAAAACAATTTGCTTCAATAGGGTTAATAAAACTATTATAAtaaatgagttaaaaaaaagtttttccaactttgaatacattttatgaTAAGCAGTGGTAGTTAAACTTCACTAACATGTTCTTGTACTCACAGAAAAGAGCCATAGGAATAAGACACTTAAATTGTGAAACGGTGTTATCTCTCTTCTTATTTCCTATCTCATTTCTTACTTTAGAAgtcaaataagaaaacacacaggcaaagATATGGAATATTAAAAGTCCTTAGTGTTTATAGATAAAAGCAATGCAATCAGTGTCTGTCCACCACATGTGTGTAATGTGAGGCAAATGCCATCCAGAAGCCAAACTTCAGGTGACACAGCCACGCTCTTAAACTCTCGATGGTGTTTTAGCTTGTTGACCAGACTCCCGTTTTCAAAGCTGTCAGCGCATCTTTTGGAAATGCGTAGCTCTCTCTATCCTTAACCCCCTTCACCATTTTTAacttatttgatttatttctgtcttttaccCTTTTGCAGTATGGGATTGTCTTGGATGCCGGATCTTCACACACAGCTTTGTATATTTACAAGTGGCCAGCAGACAAGCAAAATGGCACAGGGGTGGTCACCCAGCACAGTGAATGTCATGTTAATGGTAAGtatcatcattttatcaaaCCAGACCGACGTGGAAGCTTGTTTGAAAACTTTCTAGAAGTTAGTTTAAAAGGTTTTCAGATGCTTCCAGAGGTGGCAGCTCATGCTGCAATTTTCTGATTGGCATAAAGTAGCTCAGACCTCAACTTCAACATGTTGCCCCATTCCCCAAAATGCAGCACAACCAGAATGTGTTGGAAGGCTACAAATGGACAGAGGAGAAGTCTGCTGTGCGACGGTTGACGGAAAATTTTTTATAGCCTATAGACATTCTTGATAATTTTTTGGTTTCTGGGGGAGACCTTGTAATACTGATCACTTCCAATATCCAACATCACAATTTAAGTCACAATTAAAATCCATAAATTCTATTGTTTGAGGTAATTAAAGTAAATCAGTTTAGATGATGAACTGGAATCCCACacctttttaaagatttttcatATTGTGATTATGATATGATAACAAGGAAGCTGTTTTCCTGTGAAGAGGTTGTATTATCACGCACGTCACAGTGATTATTTGTCTGAGGCAGCTGTGAATCAGGAATGAGTCAGAGTTGAGCTCTTTGCCAATCCTGTACGGCCAAATTTTGACTTGGATAAACAACACTTTTTCCCCCCAGTTAggcatgaacatggtgtttaCATAGTCATGTTTCATAACTGTTCATAAATGTTCTGGTCAGACTTTGATCTTTAGATGAATGTCTTTGaaagaaatatacaaaattaCAAACTCATCCACTTAACTGAAATCAGACTATTGAAATGCTGCAAGATTATTTAAATATGTGTAATATTTGTTTCCTCACATCTTTTCACCATGGACTTCTAGTTACTCTAAGGAGTAActaatatattaatatactgtatacatacATTGAATCAAGAAAACCAACATATTCATCAACAgtcatgcagttttttttccagacgGCTGGGACTTTTCCAGTCATGTGGGTGTGATCTACAAGCTAACACACTTCTGTGCTAACACGACAACAAGACTCTGCATGTCTATTATGCAGtcacatgtttgtgtattttgatcGTGTTCATCTCTCAACCAGGAGGAGGAATCTCCAGCTATGCAGGCCAGCGGGGAAAAGCCGGGCTGAGCTTAGAGGCATGTCTTGACCAGGCAGTGAGGGACATCCCCAAAGAAAGACACCAGCTCACACCTGTGTACCTGGGAGCCACAGCTGGCATGAGGCTTCTGCAGTgagtctgcgtgtgtgtgtgtgtgtgtttttctgtcacatgcAGTGCCTCACCACTGTTATAGTTCTGGAACTGTTCTgtgcaaataataaaacaaaaatcatccACAGTAAAATGATTATTTACCTCGTGCATTATCATCTGCCGTTGTGTATTCAGAGAAAACTGACTGAGCACAAAGTTCTTTTAAAGCAATGCTCTGAATTCATTCAATTCATACGGGCTATGAAACAAATAGCAAGAAGACAAGCCTGGCATGAATGATAATCAgcaatataaacaataaaatggcaaaaatctAATAATAGCAAGGAAGGATATACAACGGCAACtgcagtaataacaataaaacgTAGAAATGTCAgctaaaaacaagaaataacaaCTCTATCTGTGAATTAACCAAGACAGGAACATCGTACAGTGACCTTATCATCTATacgcacagacacaaaccaTACTTCAATACTTCTTGCAATTTGTTCCTgcaatattcattcatttcattcaataGGTGAGCAAATGTAGAAACTCATAATTTCTTTATTCAAATGACGGAATACAATCAAATATTGGCCAACACATGACATTAAAACTCTACTAGCCTTGTCACAGTATGGTTAATTTTATAATAAGtggaaactgaactgaactaacTAGTCATGTGTGGAGTTGAGAGCCCAGAGTGGGTGATGTTTGATTTTATGCAAATATACATTAGAAAACAGCTGCCCAGTAGCTTAGTCGAAGGTGGATATATAAATCATTTTCTCAGTGCAAACGTGTCCACAAGCTGCAGTCTGAGTGAACAGCCTGCCTATTTTGATCTGTCTGTGAATTCTAAACATCCCTCTGCACTCATAAAATTTTGgcattaatgtaaaaatcaaCTAACAGTCTCATTGATCGACGCTGGTTTCAGCTCAGGCCTTCTCTTAACCTGCTGCTTTATTTAGCAGTTGTGTTGATGGGATTTGGACAAAAAATGTCTACTTGACATGACAAAATCTTTCGAAtttggacattttgacattcGTACATGTGAATTGTTGCATGCATAGGATGGTTTGGATGAAAGAACACAAATTATTTACAGATcaaaatatgtgtgtataaaGGCAGGCACAAAAACtattaaacatatttaaaatgtcaaatgattaTGTCCTCTTCATCTGTCAGACTCAAGCCACTTCAGGGCTTTTGTGGAGTCTGGTGTTATTGTTGCCGCCACAATTTAGTGAAAAATGGCGTCTTGTTTCACCAAACCAGAATCTCCAACAAGGAGCAGTCGGTTCAGATTCTGCAGGAAGTGGGCCACAAAATCCAGTCCTACCCTTTCAACTACCAAGGGGCTGCAATACTGAGCGGTCAGCAGGAGGGGGCGTACGGCTGGGTCACTGTCAACTATCTCTTAGAGAACTTCATTAAGGTACCATAACTTTTATGAAGTATTTGTTTTCAGCAGGCTgctagttttttttctttccttgtttaATCAGTGTActacaacagcagacagacgaGGACCGTTGTAATGAATCAGGATGCTTTAGGGTCATCTCCTATCAGATAATTCAAATGTTTGTCCAGCTTTTGCATTCAGTTGCTGCAAAGATGATCTGACTGGAGGTGTTCTTAAAAGCTTTTTAAAGCTAGTTTGGAGGGTGACTGATGACACCTAGTGGCCTCTTCAACCCCAGTGATCGTACAGTAAATCCTCTTGTGTGAGAGGGGGCTGCTTGTTCTTGCCTTGTTAGTGGAGAAGATATCTTCTTACCCTCATTTCTTTGCAGTATGGTTTCGTGGGTCACTGGTTCAGCCCCGGCAGGCCCACAGTGGGAGCGCTTGATTTCGGCGGAGCGTCCACCCAGATAACGTTTGCAACTCAGGAGGAAGTAGAAGACGAGCGCGACATGATAAAGTTGCGTCTCTACGACCAGGAATActctctgtacacacacagcttccTGTGCTACGGGCAGGACCAGGTCCTCAAGAGACTGCTGGCTCACGTAGCGAAGGTAGTGTAACATGGCGAGCTCTtttatagtatttattttataacaCCGGAGAGAGGGAACACCTTGAGTCTGAGACAACATCAGAAGGACAGCTGGTCTGCTCACAATCCAGATGTTACATTAAAAGGCTCAAAGATAgtgtcttctctgtgtttagAGCCAGAATAAACCAGATCATATACACCTTCATAGCTCCACAGTAATGGATGTCAGTATAACTCACAGTTTTATGAACTGTAAAATGTGCAATTTGTTTCTATGCACATGCAGATTTCAAATCTTATATTTATGATTTCTGTATTGTAATCTATACTGCATCTGAAGCAGATACTTAAAACGATATATAGAGactgaaaaaagagagatagCGGTAAACACATAACCACTTagcaacagcaaacatttcacagctgaaatataaacttgtcagtgctctctggtggacaGAGGTGTGTTTAGTATGGGAACATGTTACCTCTGGATCAACATATCAGACCACATGTTTGTTATAATCTTCCAGTGAAATCAGGTGTGCCAATATGGGTGAAAtgtgtcatctctctctctctctccctctttcagtCTCAGAGTTACTCTGGGTCAGTCACTCATCCATGCTATCCTGCAGGCCACAGTAGAACTTTAAAGTTGAACAGCATATTCAACTCTCCGTGTACAGCAAATTACAAACCCAGCTCCTACAACTCCCAGGCCTCCCTGACGGTACAAGGCAGCGGACATTATGAACACTGTCTGGGCAATGTGTCCGAGATCTTTTCCTTTGACAGCTGCCCCTTCTCCCGGTGCTCCTTTGATAAAGTCTTCCAGCCAAATGTCACCGGTAGCTTTGTGGTAAGAACAGCAGGAAGGAGTAGATGACAGGAGGGGGTTATTCACACTGGTGGCAAGATACTGTACACTTGCATTTGGACCAGCAGTGATTTAAAGTTTCACACTATAATTTGGAACCTGTGAGCACAAAATGTGACATCTGTGCTGCAGTAAAAAGTAGGACCAccacaatgtgaaaatactcaTTCACGAGTATAAGCCCTGCATTCAGAAATATACTCAGGTAAAAATATTTGcagcaaagtaaataaatgtaatgtaaatatagTGGACTGCAAATTACAATATTCTTTTCTGAAATTTAGTGGAGGAAAAGCATCAAGTACAATAAGTTAAAAATACACGTTCCTCCACATTTTAATAAAGTACAGTAGGCCTAGGTgagcaaatgaatgaatggatcaATATAAACTTGAAATggctcatttatttattggccCAGCCTTGGGACAGTATAAGAATTACTGTAACTAAAGAGCAGAATTGGACACAATAACTACACTGAAAtttgtgttgtgattttgtgtaaaggcactaaaacaagcacaataTGGTCTCAAAGTGCTAAGAAAAACATTATACTAAAACTATTATGTCATTCTATTGCTCTTATGGATAATTATGTTCTATGCACTTGTAAAAGCCCCAGTCTGAGTTTTGtattctctcctctttctgtgttaTCAGGCGTTCTCTGCATTCTTCTACATTCACTCCTTCCTGCAGCGTATTACTGGAGTCACTGTGAGCACCCCTTCACAACTAGAGGAGGCAGTCAAAGCTGTGTGCATGATGACTTTCAAACAGGTACTGTTCTTTCGCTATTATTTCTATTCATGCGTCAtttttgtctgtgcatgtatgttCATGCATATGCGGAGTGCTTCAGTGTACGAAGGCTGAAGTGTGCCACCTGCAcaatttacatttctgttgattttttaacagtttatcAAGCAATCATTTTAAAACCATTCTTAATGGATTAatgcctttttatttattccatttgCAAATACATATGTCTGCCTGCCTACACCTCCTAGTTACGCATTTTGAGTTTCAGCTCAATGTCCACTCTCATTTTAATTGAACAAACATGTAGCTAGTGtgtcacattaaaaaagaaaggtgGGCTATTAATactacatttaaattttgtgcatatataaataattttaatttataaaCCCCTTGTTTTTAGCCACATTAGTGCCATCGACCAGCATAAGTGCACTACAttggtccacactgaaatattttaacagctACTCAACAGAGtgtcatgaaattttgtacaacCATTCATGGTGCCCATAGGAGGAATCTGACCTCAGTGATACCCTGACTTCTTATCTGCTCAAGGATTTCACTTATCCATTGAGGTTTGTTTATATCCAAAGATGGATTGGATGGGATTAGTTACACACATTTGTGTTACTGAATTGTAATAAATTTGGTGTTCCTTTAACTTTTCATCTAAATACCCACAGAACTAATAACATTCACATCCGCCTCAGTTGTACTTACTGCTAATTAGCAATATGCAAACATGCTCAACTAAGATGGTGAATATGGGGTGAACATTATACTTGATAAATATCGCGTGGCATATGGCATAAAACAGTAGTCACCGATCCACCCGTTCACATTTGGGTGGATGACTGTCATTGTtagttttacttgttttaattacattgaaatattttaacacaGTCTTGGTTGTTGTAACAGATGCTGCTTCTTGCCCCAGAGCAAAAGTCTCGTTTGCAGGACTATTGTGCTTCCTCTATATTTGTTAAGATTCTCATGTTGAGAGGATACGGCTTCGATGAGATGTCGTTTCAGCGTATTTCCTTCCAGAAGAAGGTGAGAACATCATCGTCACTTAACAAAAGAGATTCGTTTTCCTCTAACTTGTAATAATTGCTAGTTACTGATCTTCCAGGCAGGAGACGCGTCAGTGGGTTGGGCTCTGGGCTACATGCTCAGCTTGAGCAATTTGCTGCCAGCAGAGACCCCGAGTCTGAGGAAGGCCCTGACCCCAGGAGTGTGGGGAAcgcttatttttctgtttgtcctccttCTGGCAGCGGTCATGGTCTTCATATTAGTCCGAGCTCGTGAtgggaagaagaaaggaggcAGTGAAAGCACCATTTAGATACTGCAACAACATACAGTgcagtcagaaaacagaaagatggtgaaatagttttgtttgtgGCTCTGTACTCCATTTGACTTTGAGCTTTAGGGTGCTCACATTATAACAGATGAACAACAAAGGAACAGATTCGGTTTATATACATTTCCACCAAGTATACCTTAATGTAGCAGGACAATGATGACTGTTTATACACTTATAATGACTGAAATGACTACAATTACATAATTACTTTGACTTGAATTGAGTAATGTTAATTTGTTCCATTATACCTCTGTTACCTAAACTTGTTGGACTGTGTAcaaaaatcacaatcacaagCCCTCTGCTATACACTTGGTCATAGTCCTTTTTTCACTTCAAATCCAATTTACTGGAGTACAGTGCCAGcacaatgaaaaatgtgaatgcAAGTTTTCTTATTGAAAAGTCAGACCAATTTTTGGTTGTATGAAATATAAgaaatttcagctttttttgtgttctttttgtgtGCCTGTACACTGAAACTCTGTTACAGTGAAATGAAGCACATTGTGGATATAACTACAAGTTTAATATGTAATGAAtcaccattttatttttgttttttatattcaaaaatgttttccagaTGGGAGTTTTTATGCATATTTCAGTCTGCCTAGAAAAGACACTAGACAAGTGTTTTAAACGGTTGTTGACAGAAGCACACGCCTGAACCTGAAAGCTGCTTGGATCTTCAAACATTGTTACTGTTAGGCAGATATGGTATGTTTGAGTCTGAGTTTATGTCAGGAAAGACGTAAAAACAATCGTGCAGCCTTTCAACAAAGATTTAGTGGTCAAACTCGACAAATGTGTTGTCGTCGTACTGCACCGTATTATAGTATAAAATGATATGTAAAGCCGGCTGTGTTGGATTGGATTACATATTACATGTGTTTCATTTACTCTGCCCATCCCCTTTGCAAATGAACCCCACAAATTTATTTGTGTGAAGGCACAGTCAACAAATAAGGATCAGTTTATATTAGACTAATCACTGACCTTTACTGCACTTGAAGTCGGTTGTGCTGCAACATTAAGACATTCCAGTATGTCTTAAGTGTGTTGCATAAAAAAGCAAAGGCAACGCTTGACATGTAGCTATGCTAAATATAGATTTTATCTATTCAGTGTCGGAGCAGAATTTCTGAGATGTTTGAGATCCATGAAAGCCCCCTGCAGGTTGATTCTTTATGTAAATAGTatcatttgttcattatttttagaGTATCAAAAACATTTGCTTGTAGAGAATTGATGTTGgatgaaatgagatgaaagacATGATAGATGAAATACCTTAAGAACATTTTCAGTAACATTATCCATATTAAATGTTTAGTTGACATTCAGTGTGACTTATTGTGACATATTGCTCTCTGTATGGTCATGTTTTACATCACATAACGAAATAAAGACTTTATTTGATAATCTGTCTTTCCCTTTGTACAAGAAGCTTGTCTAATGcttcctttgctttctgtctgcttcGAAATACAACTACCAGAATGCTTTACTTTAGGAAGCATGCGGATCGTCAGTATAATGACGTtgccttcagaataaaagcggGGACTTTTAGTTTTAAGGGGAAAAATGTGATCTTTATTGCAATTCGCTGTTTTATCGTCGCCGCACCTACTCAGTGAATGCACAGAtgggtaaaaataaataaataaataaattaaatagaaaatggAACAAATTATGGCGAAGTGAATTAAAAAGTAGTCGCCAGTCAAAACTGTTCATTTGTTAGATATATTAGcacaatgaaaatgataaagGACATTCAATGATGTAATTAAATGAATAAGTGTAGGGGATTCACCCAGATGTGACCATGGATAACCGAgaactttcaaaacaaacaaaaatggcagGTAAAGGTAATGTAAATGAGGAAAACATTACAGTACAAGAGTTTAACAATAAATTTAACAATATTGTCTAAAATCACTCCCAGTGATCCTCTTTCACTAGGCTATTATTTAATCTGTTGTGGATTAAGAAAATGTAAGGCCTTAAAGTAtgctggttggttggttggttgagGTCTGGACCTGCATATTTCTTTCGTAAAGAATAACCCAACACCCCCTGGAAATCATATTTTCCTTTGGTTTGGACCCTCACCATGCTGCAGTGACATACAGATGTATTCCATTACTTAACAACATCATTGTTAAGTGTGATAAGtattaaaaagcacacacatgtgGGGTCCAAATATGATTGTATGGATGATAACATTGATGACTGGAATGAATGTTGATTTCATATTACCAATGCATATATGATAACACTGTGTTAATAATCCAGTGCAGATGTTAGTTCTTGCGGATCTTATGTTTATCATCTGGCTACTTTTCACCATTTATAAAGTGTAATTCCATTTTGAATGGTTTTCTACAGGTATAC includes:
- the entpd2b gene encoding ectonucleoside triphosphate diphosphohydrolase 2; this encodes MAQRSVHPVVPIALLVFGLVAILLLTIPTEDIQEPPGFMYGIVLDAGSSHTALYIYKWPADKQNGTGVVTQHSECHVNGGGISSYAGQRGKAGLSLEACLDQAVRDIPKERHQLTPVYLGATAGMRLLQISNKEQSVQILQEVGHKIQSYPFNYQGAAILSGQQEGAYGWVTVNYLLENFIKYGFVGHWFSPGRPTVGALDFGGASTQITFATQEEVEDERDMIKLRLYDQEYSLYTHSFLCYGQDQVLKRLLAHVAKSQSYSGSVTHPCYPAGHSRTLKLNSIFNSPCTANYKPSSYNSQASLTVQGSGHYEHCLGNVSEIFSFDSCPFSRCSFDKVFQPNVTGSFVAFSAFFYIHSFLQRITGVTVSTPSQLEEAVKAVCMMTFKQMLLLAPEQKSRLQDYCASSIFVKILMLRGYGFDEMSFQRISFQKKAGDASVGWALGYMLSLSNLLPAETPSLRKALTPGVWGTLIFLFVLLLAAVMVFILVRARDGKKKGGSESTI